A genome region from Pirellulales bacterium includes the following:
- a CDS encoding amino acid--tRNA ligase-related protein, producing GAPPHGGIALGIDRFVMLFGGLDNIRDCIAFPKTQKATDLMTEAPSPVDARQLRDLKIRIEKEA from the coding sequence CGGCGCCCCGCCGCACGGCGGCATCGCCTTGGGCATCGACCGCTTTGTGATGCTGTTTGGCGGACTCGACAACATTCGCGATTGCATCGCCTTCCCCAAGACTCAGAAAGCGACCGACCTGATGACCGAGGCCCCCAGCCCGGTTGACGCGCGACAGCTCCGGGACCTGAAAATCCGCATCGAGAAAGAAGCGTAG